A window from Micromonospora profundi encodes these proteins:
- the mptB gene encoding polyprenol phosphomannose-dependent alpha 1,6 mannosyltransferase MptB: MPSHLARWTGLAGATLLALSAFLGGAFPGGPLRSTPVSIWQGTNGPLILAAWLVGTGLMAYAWWALRDGGPSTRWALITVGLWMLPLLIAPPFGSRDVYAYTCQGASFAGGISPYEQGVSALPCPWLETVSPIWRDTPAPYGPLFVLIAGAVVKATGSLTASIVLFRALSLVGVVLSAWALPVLARRAGVPAKRAVWLALGSPLIAAHLIGGPHNDVLMLAALVGGLAVVASHPGRPGMLLVGGLLLGVAVAIKSTAVVVVPFAALAATAGPYRIRTLIRDGGWVVGGAVAAVVAVTVAGGLDFGWVGGLSQGGAAVAWTSPPTAVGQTIGYIAALFGGHVDALPVTRGIAVVLLAVLLVWLWWRARTRDPLYYAGLALAVTVALSPVVHPWYWTWPLFVLAATARRTGWFVVVALVASFLVLPNGIGLPRFTKTVGAPLMTLLVIVVVIWLVRSARAARQPVATD, translated from the coding sequence GTGCCTTCCCACCTCGCGCGCTGGACCGGCCTGGCCGGCGCGACGCTGCTCGCGCTGTCCGCCTTCCTCGGCGGCGCGTTCCCCGGCGGCCCCCTGCGCAGCACCCCGGTCAGCATCTGGCAGGGCACCAACGGCCCGCTGATCCTGGCCGCCTGGCTGGTCGGCACCGGCCTCATGGCGTACGCCTGGTGGGCTCTGCGTGACGGGGGGCCGTCGACCCGCTGGGCTCTGATCACGGTGGGGCTGTGGATGCTGCCGCTGCTGATCGCACCGCCCTTCGGCAGCCGGGACGTGTACGCGTACACCTGCCAGGGCGCCAGCTTCGCCGGCGGCATCAGTCCGTACGAGCAGGGGGTCTCCGCCCTGCCCTGCCCCTGGCTGGAGACGGTTTCCCCCATCTGGCGGGACACCCCGGCGCCGTACGGACCGCTGTTCGTGCTCATCGCCGGCGCCGTCGTCAAGGCGACCGGTTCGCTTACCGCCAGCATCGTGCTGTTCCGGGCGTTGTCGCTTGTCGGCGTGGTGCTGAGCGCGTGGGCGCTGCCGGTGCTGGCGCGTCGGGCCGGCGTGCCGGCCAAGCGGGCCGTGTGGCTGGCGCTGGGCTCCCCGCTGATCGCCGCGCACCTGATCGGTGGTCCACACAACGACGTGCTGATGCTCGCCGCGCTTGTCGGTGGGCTCGCAGTGGTGGCGTCCCACCCGGGTCGGCCCGGCATGCTGCTGGTCGGCGGCCTACTGCTCGGCGTCGCCGTGGCGATCAAGAGCACCGCCGTGGTGGTGGTGCCGTTCGCCGCGCTGGCGGCCACCGCCGGACCGTACCGGATCCGCACGCTGATCCGCGACGGCGGCTGGGTGGTCGGTGGGGCGGTCGCCGCCGTCGTGGCAGTGACAGTCGCGGGCGGGCTGGACTTCGGCTGGGTCGGCGGGCTGTCCCAGGGCGGTGCCGCCGTCGCCTGGACGTCCCCGCCGACTGCCGTCGGGCAGACCATCGGCTACATCGCGGCACTGTTCGGCGGCCACGTCGACGCGCTGCCGGTGACCCGCGGGATCGCCGTCGTGCTGCTGGCCGTCCTCCTCGTCTGGCTCTGGTGGCGGGCACGAACCCGCGACCCGCTGTACTACGCCGGCCTCGCGCTCGCCGTCACTGTCGCACTCTCACCCGTGGTGCATCCCTGGTACTGGACGTGGCCGCTCTTCGTACTGGCTGCCACCGCCCGGCGTACCGGCTGGTTCGTCGTGGTCGCGCTCGTCGCGTCGTTCCTGGTGCTGCCCAACGGCATCGGGCTGCCCCGGTTTACCAAGACGGTCGGTGCGCCGCTGATGACGCTGTTGGTGATCGTGGTGGTCATCTGGTTGGTACGGTCGGCTCGGGCGGCCCGGCAGCCGGTCGCCACCGACTGA
- the mptB gene encoding polyprenol phosphomannose-dependent alpha 1,6 mannosyltransferase MptB, producing the protein MALAVRYGGLAGAALLAVAGYLGGALPDSPLGATPASIWRAPGGPATLICWLAGTALLVGAWWSLRAGAPSTRWAYVTAGLWALPLLVAPPLGSRDVYSYACQGWTYAHGVDPYTVGVAAAGCPWVDTVAPIWRDTPAPYGPVFVLLAALAVSLGGGLTGTVVLLRVIAVAGLLLAAFCLPGLARAVGVPTRRAAWLTLAGPLVGVHLVAGAHNDAVMLGLLLCGLLVVVRQPGRPSALLFAGVLLGLAVTVKASAVVVVPFAVLAGVHGRYTVRALLRDGGWLAGGLLGAVLVTSALSGLGFGWVGGLTHSGDSEQWTSPPTAVGLVVDYAGALVSRDPQAVPVARAVALLLLAGVLVVLWWRAWQALRGLNDVRRRVTRIEAARPRVALSGAALALVATVVLSPVFHPWYATWPLALLALTATRTTWFLVPAAVAAFLALPDGTNLARFTKAPGALAMTALLVVVVVRRVRPGARPAEHAP; encoded by the coding sequence GTGGCTTTGGCTGTCCGGTACGGCGGGCTGGCCGGTGCCGCTCTGCTCGCCGTGGCCGGGTATCTCGGCGGGGCGCTGCCCGACTCCCCGCTCGGCGCCACACCCGCGTCGATCTGGCGAGCCCCGGGCGGCCCCGCCACGCTGATCTGCTGGCTCGCCGGCACCGCGCTGCTGGTCGGCGCGTGGTGGTCGTTGCGCGCAGGTGCGCCGTCGACCCGCTGGGCGTACGTCACCGCCGGGCTGTGGGCACTGCCGCTGCTTGTCGCGCCGCCGCTGGGCAGCCGGGACGTCTACTCGTACGCCTGCCAGGGCTGGACGTACGCGCACGGCGTCGACCCGTACACAGTGGGGGTGGCGGCGGCGGGCTGCCCCTGGGTGGACACGGTGGCGCCGATCTGGCGGGACACCCCGGCACCGTACGGGCCGGTGTTCGTGCTGCTCGCGGCGCTCGCGGTCAGCCTCGGCGGTGGGCTCACCGGCACTGTCGTGCTGCTACGCGTGATCGCCGTGGCGGGGCTGCTGCTTGCCGCGTTCTGCCTGCCCGGGTTGGCGCGCGCAGTCGGGGTGCCGACCCGGCGGGCGGCCTGGCTGACGCTGGCCGGACCGCTGGTCGGCGTACACCTGGTGGCTGGCGCGCACAACGACGCGGTGATGCTCGGACTGCTGCTGTGCGGGCTGCTGGTGGTGGTCCGTCAACCCGGCCGGCCGTCGGCGCTGCTGTTCGCCGGGGTGCTGCTCGGGCTGGCCGTGACGGTGAAGGCCAGCGCCGTGGTGGTGGTGCCGTTCGCCGTACTGGCCGGCGTGCACGGCCGGTACACAGTGCGGGCGCTGCTGCGCGACGGTGGCTGGCTGGCCGGCGGGCTGCTCGGCGCGGTGCTGGTCACGTCTGCGTTGTCCGGCCTCGGGTTCGGCTGGGTGGGCGGGCTGACCCACAGCGGGGACTCCGAGCAGTGGACGTCGCCGCCCACAGCCGTCGGGCTGGTCGTTGACTACGCGGGCGCGCTGGTCAGCCGGGACCCCCAGGCCGTGCCGGTGGCCCGGGCGGTCGCGTTGCTGCTGCTCGCCGGAGTGCTCGTGGTGCTGTGGTGGCGGGCCTGGCAGGCGCTGCGCGGGTTGAACGACGTACGGCGGCGGGTGACCCGGATCGAGGCGGCTCGCCCCCGGGTGGCGCTGAGCGGTGCGGCGCTGGCGCTGGTCGCCACCGTGGTGCTGTCCCCGGTCTTCCACCCCTGGTACGCGACCTGGCCGCTGGCGCTGCTGGCGCTCACCGCAACACGGACGACGTGGTTCCTGGTGCCGGCCGCGGTGGCGGCGTTCCTGGCCCTGCCGGACGGCACCAACCTGGCCCGCTTCACAAAGGCCCCTGGCGCGCTGGCGATGACGGCGCTGCTCGTGGTGGTGGTCGTGCGGCGCGTACGCCCCGGCGCCCGCCCCGCCGAACACGCTCCGTGA